The DNA region ATCAACCAACCACCTCTTGGAACAATAAAATTGCAGAATAAGCAGGCAAAAGTAATAGCAAGCCCATTGTTTTTTGGATTCACAGGTCCGTTGTTGTCATCTTCGACGTCCCATCTCAAAAGGCCTTATCATCAGATAAAGAAGAGAGAGTAGAAACAGCGATAATGTGTTTTGGACATGGGTCAAATCTCGCAGTGTGATTATTATTGACTGACCGGAGAAATTACATAAACTACCTCGCCTATTTGTAGGCTTAGAGAAACAACTAAATTAAGAAACAAATAATCTCTCAATATCTAAATAAGACATTATAAAATCCAaattctaattaacctaaatgATCAATGGGATATTATTTCTGAACATTCGACTGGCCAAATTATTGGATAATATCTCTCACAACTTAATATAagatttaaataataataataataataataacccAAGGCACTAATTCTACGAAATTAAAGTCACATAAACTCGTGTAGGGCACGGGTTAAAACACTAGTGTTACTAAAGGTAATCCAAGACGTCGCCAGCATAGCTCCATTTCTTGGTCAAGATATTGTTTGGATAACCAGTACAAGGAGGCATATAGGGTGGGGGTGGACGAAGGCTCGTTTCTTCAGTGTCTCCATTCTTCACTATGAAAACCGTGTCCATACCCCATGTTAGATGCCGCTCAAAGTGACAATGCCAAAGCCAAACACCTGTTCATCAAAACATACACGCAatcacatacatacatacatatatatatatatatatatatatatatatataaattagtgATTAACCAGTGTATGCCCGAGataaaacttttatatttcatGGAAGAAAATATGCTCACATTACAATTTGTAATTCCTGTAGGTCGTACTTTTCATAGTTAAGTAAAACTTACTTCATAGTTAAGTGAAAAAAGAGGTCAGTGCTAATACCTTGCCTACTCGCTTAAAGCCATCCCCTTTGTCCTCAGGCCCAACACAAGCCCTATGCCCGCTCCTTCCCACTGTGTTGTAGTTTTAAGTGATACATATTGTTGTTTCATGAAGAGCTACTTCCAACTTATCCTATATCCTTAAATTTGTAAATGAAAGCGATtgcatattattttctatttcatcACTTCGTCTTCCTTACAGTAGTAgcctatttaaaaaaatatacatggAGCCACCCTGCACATACATATTGAACTAATTAACTAATGGGATCCGGTCGTTGTTGCCCTTTCTTTCCCAGTTATGAAAGCTTCTTAATAATTAGTTGCTGTTacatttaatgaaattatggaGAAAATAATGTCTAAGCAACTATGCATTAGAGAAATAAATGATACCTGGATTATTTGCGATGAATCTGATGGCTAGCCATCCGTTTCTAGGTACAATAAAAGTATTAACTTTTGGGGGATCGACCAGATTATATGTCACAGGATCTGTCTCATTGTTGAAATTTCCTTGGCCCATTCCTACTACATAGAAAGCATACCCATGCAAATGCATAGGGTGGACGGCGGCGCCATCTAATAGAGCAGTTCCTTGAAAAATGATCTCCACTGACTCATTGTAGttcaaaactttaacttttGTTCCTTGATCAGATATCGCAAGATGAGGGTCGAAGGTATCCTTGGTAAAATTATACATGACCAAAGGCCAATCTGGGAAATCCGTCGTGTAGTAACCACTTACATTCCTGCATAAAAGAGATGACAAATTCATAATGCCATTGGGGAATCGTAAGTTGAtatccaaaatgttttaagaCCATCTAATTATGATACAATATTGTTTGAGCTGATGTATTTCAGAGGACAATCACTCGACAGTGTAAGATTAGTTATCTCCATCTGTATATGCCGTGTCAGTGACAAAGCCAAAGCTCTTGCTggttaatttttcaaaagccCAATGCATACACTTGGCTTTTCTTGATAAAATgcatatgtattttttttttttcaaattcacacAAAGGCAAGATAAAGATAGATTTGTATGGAGACAGATTCCGCTGatgttaaaatatataaaatcattTTAGGAGAAAGAGAATTGCCTGTAATAAGCCTGGAGTATGTCGACAATTGGGTTGACCCAGCTGATGTTATTCATGCTCGAGGCTAGAATGTTACCCCTTCCTGCGGTGATATTACAATCCGTACGATCACCGCAAAGCTCGCTCATTGATACCGTTATGAACATCTTTGTTGTTATGTTCATTGGGACACTTACGGGATAATCCTCATTTGCCAGGCTTTTCATCAAGCCCATAAATGTCACCGCAGCTGTCATGTCCCGACTCTGAGGTAGGTAGTGCGGAAAAATTGGGGAGGATGAGAAGTTGTAGTCTCCTGTGTATTCTATGATTGCGGAACCAGTATAGCCGTCTGGTGTGGCCTCTTTTTCAGTCAAGAATTGTCTGCTGGCCATGTAATAGTGACCGGGAGGCTTGTTTGTCGTGAGAAGAACATCAGCTGTATTTCCCGGACTTAACATGATATAGCTCATCTCCACAGGCTTTATGTATGATCCATCCAACCCGACAACTGTGAGATTGTGTCCGGCAATTGCGAAAAAGAGCTCATCATCGACCACTGCATTGACTATCCGCAAAAGATACGTCTTTCCATAATCAACTGACCAGCGATACGTTGTTCCTaaaatgtataaaaaaaaatagtgaagACACGCCCGTCAACTTGTAATTGTAAATACATCAAGTTAAATGCATAGTTAGCATTAGGATCAATCTGATGAAGTATCTCCAAGAATTCCAGATATATATGAAGACTTTTATTTACCTCTGGAGCAATTAGAAAAATCTCCAAGTTCTCCATTAATTAAGTAACCACTTGAATGGGGAATGTCGGCATGTGTCTCCATGTCCTCGTTTATCTCCTTGTGTAAATCCCCCGTATACCAAGAacctgcaattttttttttcttttttcggtaatTAAAAAGGTCAATAGATCTAATATGATAAAATGTAAATCCTAAACCGTAATACCTAATAAAGGTGTACAGATAATCTCACGACAagtatcaaacttgaaattCCTTAGTCATCAGACGGAGGAGTGCGCCACTACACTATACCTTCTTTAAAAACctaccatttttatttttgttatgcaTGACCTGAATAATATTAAGGGTTGCATTCCTACAAAGTTTAAACGCCTTTCAGAGGAGcaacttcaaaattttaaaatatatagaaaaataaaatagaggaAAACTCTGAACAAAGACTAGTAGACCTAGCTGGTCGGTGAGAGTTTTGTAAATCAAAGTTATATATTAGGGATGGACTTTGTCGCGTAAAACTCTAGGGCTAAATTCACGTACCCAGCACAATCACATCTTCTCCATCAGGATGTGAAAATGGATACGTGGTTCCTTCTTTGGGTAAGATGACGATTGCGCCATGAATGGTCGCCCGTGTCCAGTCGCTGTGAGCATGCCACCAAAGAGTCCCTTCCTCATCTGAGAAAATAACTTCGTAGGTGAAATTCGCTCCCGGTTGGATTGGGCATTGCGTAACAAATACCGGTCCATCTGACCAGGAATTTCCAGGTTGCTTTACCCCATGCCTATAAAATCACAAGATATTTAGaagttaaaataactttgattttgatggtggaaaatgacaaatattgtgtagtgtgttgagttaaagttaaagttaaaatttttgacttggaaaatgtgtatttttgttgtgtagtgtgttgagttatagttaaaattaaaatttttgtgattttaatgcTAAAAACAAACCGGTAAAAATCTGAGAATTTTCACAAATGGTTTGCGAGGCAATGGTGTCCGTTTGGATAATAAGGAAGCCGTCACCACCAAGTGTGTTAAAACGTTAGAACGTGTTGTACATTGGGTTGTGGATTGCCTTTAAGGAACcccagaaaaaagaagaagaagaaatgttGCAGTTTgagatgaaaataaaacacGAATCCGTTATAGAGTTAGCTGGTGACTAATTGGTccgtctttttcttttcttttattttttccctttgGTGCTCGTAAAATTTCTCAGAAGAAATGAGGGTGAAAAAGGAGCGAATAGGGGCAATCAACTCAGGTGTgtacatgtatatacatatata from Punica granatum isolate Tunisia-2019 chromosome 3, ASM765513v2, whole genome shotgun sequence includes:
- the LOC116199436 gene encoding putative laccase-9; protein product: MEGFFQLQNASHVLIVASCVLLLVLGQFPSWVSADVHYYDFLLKEINVTKLCLNETILTVNGLFPGPVIRVRKGDTVYVNVTNQGNYGVTLHWHGVKQPGNSWSDGPVFVTQCPIQPGANFTYEVIFSDEEGTLWWHAHSDWTRATIHGAIVILPKEGTTYPFSHPDGEDVIVLGSWYTGDLHKEINEDMETHADIPHSSGYLINGELGDFSNCSRGTTYRWSVDYGKTYLLRIVNAVVDDELFFAIAGHNLTVVGLDGSYIKPVEMSYIMLSPGNTADVLLTTNKPPGHYYMASRQFLTEKEATPDGYTGSAIIEYTGDYNFSSSPIFPHYLPQSRDMTAAVTFMGLMKSLANEDYPVSVPMNITTKMFITVSMSELCGDRTDCNITAGRGNILASSMNNISWVNPIVDILQAYYRNVSGYYTTDFPDWPLVMYNFTKDTFDPHLAISDQGTKVKVLNYNESVEIIFQGTALLDGAAVHPMHLHGYAFYVVGMGQGNFNNETDPVTYNLVDPPKVNTFIVPRNGWLAIRFIANNPGVWLWHCHFERHLTWGMDTVFIVKNGDTEETSLRPPPPYMPPCTGYPNNILTKKWSYAGDVLDYL